In Candidatus Desulfatibia profunda, the DNA window AATCCGGGCGAGAAAGAAAAAGAACCTGCCGGTTGTTTTCACTCGAGAAGAAGCCAGAAAAGTGCTCGAAAATCTGTCCGGAACACATTGGCTTATGGCAAACCTGCTGTATGGCTCAGGGCTCCGCCTTATGGAATGTGTCCGTCTGAGGGTTAAAGATGTTGATTTTGGGTATAACCAGATTGTTGTCAGGGATGGAAAAGGTAATAAAGACAGGCTAACCATGCTGCCGCAAACGGTTGCTCATGATCTAAAAAAGCATCTGGAAAAGGTAAAAATACAGCATGAACACGATCTTGCGCAAGGATACGGCAGCGTGTATCTTCCCAATGCGTTGGCAAGAAAGTACCGCGGTGCAGAAAATTCATGGATATGGCAGTATGTTTTCCCTTCATCAAAGATATCTGTTGATCCCCGCTCGGGCGTTATGAGGCGGCACCATGTGAATCAACAATACCTGCACCGGGCAGTAAAATCAGCTGTTCAGCAAAGCAGAATTTACAAAGCAGCGAGTTGTCATACTTTTCGGCACGCTTTTGCCACCCACCTGATAGAAGACGGCTATGACATACGGACGGTTCAGGAGCTTCTGGGCCATAAAGACGTTTCTACAACTATGGTTTATACCCATGTTTTAAGTAAAGGCGGCCGCGGAGTCCGCAGCCCAATAGATGCGATCTAATTTTGCGGTCCGGATTGAATGATTACAGATTAACCATTTGCAACCATTAAAATAATGTGATAATCAGGGTCTAACAAAACGGTCGCTTAAGAATTGGCGAATAAACGGCTCCGATCCTGATTACTATCAAAAAAAATGGCCACAAATTGTGGCTATCCAGCATATAGACCACAACGATTTTTTGATGTAGCTTTTCCGGCTTATTTGACATTTTTTGATAGATAAGCCATATCGAAAAACGTTCCAAAAAGACATTTAAATATATACATTTCAGCAAGTTGTTTCTATTAAAACATTTTTTCAATTTTGATTTAGTTGTCAAAAAGTGTCAATTTCTATCTTTCACTAATGTCAACTAATACATGTTATGGGAGGATAATTTATCATGTATACCATGATCCTGATAATTTTTTTTCTTGTCCTGCTCGTCTGCGTTCTCTGGCTGAATCATAAAATTGAAAAAGAGAAAAAAAGAAATCGTACGGTTCAAGCATTCTTGGCGGGCGTCATTCGTGTGATCAGTGACTACAAAAGCAAGACAGATGAAACAAGCGATGAGGAAGACCTGCCCGCACGAACTTCACCGCATGATCCGGGTCGACCAGGCCGGGGAATTCGGCGCCACCCGCATTTATGAGGGTCAGTTGGCGGTCATGGGTGATCGC includes these proteins:
- a CDS encoding integron integrase; this translates as MNRDLYKNSKPRLLDQVRNAIRTKHYSIRTEESYIRWIKQFILFHNKRHPKDMGAKEVNAFLNHLAVKRKVAAATQTQALCAIVFLYKRILDRDIGTLDNLIRARKKKNLPVVFTREEARKVLENLSGTHWLMANLLYGSGLRLMECVRLRVKDVDFGYNQIVVRDGKGNKDRLTMLPQTVAHDLKKHLEKVKIQHEHDLAQGYGSVYLPNALARKYRGAENSWIWQYVFPSSKISVDPRSGVMRRHHVNQQYLHRAVKSAVQQSRIYKAASCHTFRHAFATHLIEDGYDIRTVQELLGHKDVSTTMVYTHVLSKGGRGVRSPIDAI